From the genome of Pseudomonas mohnii:
GGCGTCGAACGCCTCGTCCAGCCATAACAGGTCGTATCGAATGTAATAGCGCAGCATGTTCCTGCGAGTCAGTTCGCGCGAGAAATCGAGATCACCCTCCGTCGCCGCGCACCATTCGAAGCCCATCAAACCTCCCTGACCGGTACGATTTGTCCGTTACATCCGTCAGTATCGCGTCGAGCAACGACCATCAAGTCACCGGCACCCGGTGCAGCTGCAATCAAGGCGCCGCCCGCCGACCAGATTGCGCTGCGCCCCGCCGACTCCCAGCCTCCCGTGGCCCCTCCATGGTTCGCCATCAGCACGACCATCGAATGGGTTTGCGCATAACCTTTCAACAACGCCGTATCCGGGCCATAGCCCTTTTCGGTGATCAACACTCCGGCCGCGTACACGTCAGCCCCTTGCTGTGCCGCCGCAGCGGCATGGGAGGCATGGGAGGCATGGGTAAAGTCTGCACACACCGCCAGGGCGACAGTATCGGCACCGACAAGCAGCGTCTTGCCGCCATATCCGGGTGCAAATGCGACCTCTTCTCCCGGGTGCAAATGCTGTTTGCTATAGACCCCGAGTGAGCCGTCGGCGCCCAGTACAAGCGCTCCGATCAATACGGGAGCAGCGTCCGACAGACGGATCGGCATCCCGACCACCGTCGTCACCCCGACTTCCTGCGCAAAATCACGCAGCGGTTGCAGCGCGGCAGCCTCCGGCGCGAGCGCCAACTGTGCTGCGAGTCCGCGCTCGTAACCGGTCAACGACAACTCAGGGAACACCAGCAATTGCACGCCATGCTCGGCTGCTATCTGCATGAAGCGTTGATGCCGGGCGATATTGCCGGCAAGGTCGCCGGCAATGGAAGACGATTGGGCGGCGGCGATGATCAGAGGCGGCATGTTCCGTCCTTGTGACTTGATGTATTCGGAAACGCAGAGTGTGTCACAACCTCCAAGGCGCTCAACTGATTGAGAATGCCCTGAATCATCGATAGCAATTTCTGATTGAATCCTTGTACCTGGCTCTAGTAAGCTCGAACCATCCATCGGAGATACACCATGATCAACGCCCTCTCACTGCTTCGTACCGCCAGCGCCCCGCGCTCGGTTGCGGCTGCCCGGGTGAACGACATTTGTGCTCCGGTCAGCTTTTATTTTGGGTATTGGTTTAGCCACTGGCGCGCCTGATACTCACCCGGCGCCCACTTTAAACGGGTCGCCACCAGAGAATTCTCAACCCCCGGTCGGCCTCCCGACCGGGGGTTTTGTTTTTTCAGCACCTGACATTTTCTGCAACACACCAGACATCTTGAGGATCAACGCAATGAACTACGCCACTTATTACCGTTACGACAGTTTTACCGCCTGGCGATTTACCACCCTCCGCTCGGGACAGCCTGCCGCCTCCGATCGGTCACCCACAGGTGGCAAGCACACACACGTAGCCAATCTGGCCAATTGTCGAACACCCCAGTAGGGCCGAGTGCGCGGGAACGAACCCGCCACCTGCCCAGGAAGCCTGAACATGAACTCGTCCGTCTCTGCTCTGCCACTGTCCACCCTCAGTCCTGCCAACGAAGCGCTGACCCTGCGTCTGCCAAGCTCGTTGCAACTCAAACAGCAATTGCCACTGACCAACGCCCTGAGCCAGCAAGTCGCTGCTCATCGCCAGGCGGTTCGGGCGATCCTCAACGGTGAAGACTCCCGTCTGCTGGTCATCGTCGGCCCCTGCTCGATCCACGATCCTGAGTCCGCGCTCGAGTACGCCGGCAACCTGGCCCAACTCGCCGCCGAAGTCAGCGACGAAATGCTCTTGGTCATGCGCGCCTACGTCGAAAAACCTCGCACCACCGTCGGCTGGAAAGGCCTGGCCTATGATCCGCACCTGGACGGCAGCGACGACATGGCAGGCGGCCTGACCCTGTCCCGTGAACTGATGCGTGAAATGCTCCTCATGGGGTTGCCGGTTGCCACCGAGTTGCTGCAACCCATGGCCGCCGGTTACTTCGACGACCTGCTGAGTTGGGTGGCCATCGGCGCCCGGACCACCGAATCGCAGATCCATCGCGAAATGGCCAGCGGCCTGGGCATGCCGGTCGGTTTCAAGAACGGCACCGACGGCGGGGTCGGGGTCGCCAGTGACGCCATGCGCTCGGCCGCACATCCGCACCGTCATTTCGGCGTCGATAGCCAGGGGCATCCGGCGATCATCCAGACCCCGGGCAATGCGGACACTCACCTGGTGTTGCGCGGCGGTCATGGCGGGCCGAACTACGACCGGGCCAGCGTCGCCAAAGTGCACGGCGACTTGACCAGACTGAAGATCCCGGCACGGATCATGGTCGACTGCAGCCACGCCAACAGCGGCAAAGATCCGCTGCGCCAACCGGCGGTGTTCAACGATGTGCTCGAACAGCGCCTGCAAGGCGATCGCTCGCTGATCGGCATGATGATCGAAAGTCACTTGTTCGAAGGCTGCCAGCCGCTGAGCTCGACGCTGAAATACGGTGTGTCGATCACCGACGGCTGCCTGGGCTGGGCCGGCACGCAAGCGTTGCTGCGTCAGGCCGCAGAGCGTCTGCGCGTACAACGCAGCATTCCACAACCGGTATGACCCCGACTCACCGACCCGTCTTCATCCGGAGACTGGTCGGCGGTTGGAACCCTTCAGATTTCGCGGAAAAATGGCCTACACGAAGTAGGCCATTTGTTGATTTACACTCAGCACACGCTAAAAAGCTGTCCGGACAGTCCGATCGAGACTTCATTCACATCCGAGTTCTCTCACTGTTTCTAGTCCGTTTTCATCGGGATACAGCGGCTTTTTCATACATCGCGCGGCCGTCAGAGTGCTTTAGAGTGAGGCACGACACACCTCCCTGAACGGCTGAAAGGTATGAACATGCAACGGAATGCAAACACTCAATATCCAATCCTGCTGGTCCACGGGCTTTTCGGTTTTGACCGGATCGGCACCTTCGAGCTCTTCCACGACATCAAACAGGCGCTGCGCAGTGCGGGTGCCAGGGTGTTCGTGCCACACCTGTCGGCGACCCACAGCAACGAAACCCGGGGCGAGCAGCTACTGGCTCAGATCGAACGGGTTCTGGAAGGGACCGGCGCGAATAAAGTCAACCTGATCGGTCATAGCCAGGGTGCACTCGCCGCCCGGTATGCGGGAGCGGTTGCTCCACAGTGCGTGGCCTCAGTGACGTCTGTCAGCGGGCCGAACCATGGCTCGGAACTGGCTGACTTCCTGCGCAAGGCGCTGACGCCCGGAGGTCTGCCGGAACACGTGGCGGAAACGGTCGCGACCCTGTTCGCAGACTTCCTCTCGTTACTCAGCGGTCATCGTCATCTGCCACAAAATGCCATCGCCGCGCTGAACGCCCTGAGCACCGAGGGCGTTAGCCTCTTCAACGACAAGTACCCTCAAGGGCTACCGGAAACCTGGGGCGGCAAAGGGCGGGAACTGGTCAACGGTGTTCGTTATTACTCCTGGAGCGGCATCCTGCAGGCCAGCATTCTGGACGAAGGGCTGGAGGCACTGGATCCGCTGCATGGCTTTTTGCGTGCATTTTCCCAATATTTCACCACTGAAGCGCAGCAGAACGATGGCATGGTCGGTCGATACAGTTCCCATCTGGGCACCGTCATCCGGTCCGACTATGCACTCGATCATCTCGGCACACTCCAGGCGCCGGCCGTTCAATTTGTCAAAAAAGTCGACCCGATCGACCTGTATGTGCGGCATGCCGAACGCCTGAAAAAAGCCGGTCTTTGATAAGACTCTCACTGTTCAGGCCATATGGAACGGAACTTTGAGGAGAAATAGCCCACCGAATCCGGTAGGCTCAGCACTTTGCCGAATATTGAAAGGAGTATTTCCCATGGCTAAAGCCACTGCCCGCCACATCCTTGTTGCCAGCGAAGCCAAGTGCAACGAACTCAAGGCCCAGATCGAGGCTGGCGCAGATTTCGCCGAAATCGCCAAAGCCAACTCCACCTGCCCTTCCAGCCGCCAGGGCGGTGACCTGGGTTCGTTCGGTCCGGGCCAGATGGTCAAGGAATTCGACACCGTAGTGTTCAGCGCACCGATCAACGTGGTGCAAGGTCCGGTCAAGACCCAGTTCGGTTACCACCTGCTGGAAGTGACCAGCCGTCAGGACTGATCGACGCCTGTGTTTTGCGCGCAACGGCCCGCCTTTTGGTGGGCCGTTGCGTTTCAGATACGCAATAGGCTGGCGAGGGACGCGCCGCTAGCGTACAAATTGTCGTTAACGACCACCCGGCTCTAAGGCTGACAATGCGACTGGCTTTCCCGACTTTATTATTCACTGCCGTGGCCCTGCTGTTAGGTGCCGCCGGTGTGAATGCCGCACCACAACACGCGTTGACCGTCTACGGCGAACCGGCCAAATACCCTGCCGGTTTCAGCCATTTCGCCTACACCAACCCGCAAGCCCCCAAAGGCGGCACCATGCGCCGTTCGGCGATCGAAATCGGGCACTTCGATCATGTATTGCCGTATATCGACAAAGGCATTGGCGTCTCGCAGATTGACGGCCTGATCTACTCGCCGCTGGCCCAGCGCTCGCTGGATGAGCCCTATACCGTGTACGGCCTGGTGGCGCGGCAGATGGAACGCTCCGATGACGGCCTGTCACTGCGCTTCTACCTGAACCCCAAGGCGCGTTTCGCCGACGGCAAGCCGATCACCGCCGAAGACGTGCGCTACACCTTCGATCTATTGATGACCCAGGGCAGTCTGCGCTATCGCACTCAATTCGCTGACGTCAAAGGCGTCGAAGTCGAGGCGCCATTGACCATTCGCTTCGACTTCAAGACCAACGAAAACCGCACCCTGCCGCTGGACATCGCGACGCTGCCGGTGTTTCCCGAACACTGGTGGAAGACCCGCGACTTCGCCGGTGGCGGCGGTTACGAGCCCCCACTGGGCAGCGGGCCCTACAAGGTCAGCAAGGTCGATTCCGGGCGCAGCATCACCTTCGAGCGCAATCCCGACTGGTGGGGCAAGGACCTGCCGGTCAGCCGCGGCCTATACAACTTCGATCATTTGAGCATCGAGTACTTCGGCGATACCGACGTGGCACGCCAGGTGCTGCGCGGGGGTGCCTATGATTACAATCGCGAGTTTTCCGCCACCGGTTACTCCATCGGTTATGAAAGCCCGGCCCTGAGCGACGGTCGACTGCAAAAAGCGCATCTGGCGACCGAAGCGCCGCAACCGAGCCAGGGTTTTGTGTTCAACCTGCAAAAGCCCATGTTCCAGGATCGCCGCGTGCGTCAGGCACTGGCCATGCTCTGGGATTTCGAATGGAGCAACCGGCAGATGATGCGCAACATGTACATCCGCCAGCAAAGTTTCTTTTCCAACACCGACCTCGCTGCCCGGCAACTGCCGGATGCCGGCGAGCGAGCGATTCTTGAACCGCTTCGCGGGCAGATTCCCGACGAAGTATTCACCACAGTGTTCGAAGCCCCCAAAACCGATGGCAGTGGCGTGATCCGCGACAAGCAGTTGCAGGCCCTGGACCTGTTGGAACAGGCCGGCTGGAAACCGGATGGCGATCAGTTGGTCAACGCCGACGGAGATCCGCTGAGCTTCACTTTCCTGGTCAGCCAGAACGGCCTGGACCGATTGCTGCTGCCCTACAAGCGCACCCTGAAACAGATCGGCATCGACATGAACATCCGCCGCATCGATTCCTCGCAGTACGTCAATCGCCTGATGAGCCGCGACTACGACATGATCGTCACCGGCTACCCGGTCACCACGTCTCCGGGGGGCGAACTGCTCAACTATTTCGGTTCGGAGGCGGCCACTGACCCAGGCTCCAACAATTACATGGTCCTGAAGAATCCAGCCGTCGATACCCTGATCAAGGGACTGGTGCGCGCCAACACCCAGGCCGACATGTTGCGCTACGCCCATGCCCTGGACCGGGTGTTGCAGTGGAACTACTACTGGATTCCCAACTACTACCCGCCGGGCACCTCCACCGTGTGGTGGAATCGCTTCGGCATGCCCGATGTGCAAGCGAGCAATGACGAAGCCATCGAAAGCTGGTGGGAAATGAGCACCACGCCCTTGACCAACCAGGAAATGACCGCCGAGCGCATCCGCCGTGGCAGACCCGGAGGACCGCACTGATGTGGACTTACATTCTGCGGCGCCTGCTGCTGATCATTCCGACGCTGGTGATCATCCTCCTCGTCAACTTCGTGATCGTCCAGGCCGCACCGGGCGGGCCGGTGGAACAGGCCATCGCCCACTTGCAAGGCATCGGCGGGGTGAGTGTCGGCGGTGGCGCCAGCGAAGCCGTGAGCGGCAGCTCCCGGGCCAGCCGCGGCCTCGACCCGCAACTGATCAAGGACATCGAAAAACAATACGGGTTCGACAAGCCGGCCCACGAGCGCCTCTGGCTGATGCTCACCAGCTACGCGCGCCTGGACTTCGGCAAGAGTTTCTTCCGTGGCGCCACCGTCACCGACCTGATCCTTGAAAAAATGCCAGTGACCATTTCCCTCGGGCTTTGGGCGACGCTGATCACTTATCTGGTGTCGATCCCGCTGGGCATCCGCAAGGCCGTGCACCACGGCAGCCATTTCGATATCTGGAGCAGCACCGCGATCATCATCGGCTACGCGATGCCGGCGTTCCTGTTCGCGATGTTCCTGATCGTAGTGTTCGCCGGGGGTACGTCGCTGAACTGGTTCCCGGTGCGCGGGCTGGTCTCGGACAACTTCGAGTCACTGTCGACCCTGGGCAAGGTCATCGACTACTTCTGGCACCTCGTGCTGCCGGTGACGGCGCTGGTGATTGGCGGGTTCGCGACCTTGACGATCCTGACGAAGAACTCGTTCCTCAATGAAATCACCCGCCAGTACGTGGTCACCGCCCGCGCCAAGGGCTTGAGCGAACGCCGCGTGCTGTATGGCCACGTGTTCCGCAATGCAATACTGCTGGTGGTGTCGGGGATTCCCCAGGCATTTATCAGCGTGTTTTTTGCCGGTTCGCTGTTGATCGAAGTGATTTTCTCCCTCGACGGCCTGGGCCGTATGAGTTACGAAGCGGCGGTGTCGCGGGACTATCCGGTGGTGTTTGGTTCACTGTTCATCTTCACCTTGTTCGGCCTGCTGATAAAACTGGTGGGTGACCTGTGCTACACCCTGGTCGACCCGCGTATCGACTTCGCCGCGAGGAACGCCTGATGTTCAAGCTTTCGCCGTTGGGCCGTCGCCGCTTCGAACGCTTCAAGAAAAACCGCCGCGGCTGGTGGTCGCTGTGGCTGTTTGTCGGTCTGTTCATGCTGACCCTGGGCGGCGAACTGATCGCCAATGACAAACCGCTGATCGTCAACTACCAGGGCTCGTTGTATTTCCCTGCCCTCAAGCGCTACACCGAGCAGGCGTTCGGCGGGCAACTGCCGTTCCAGGCCGACTACCGCAGCGACTACGTGCAAAACCTGATCAAGAAGGACGGTGGCTGGCTGCTGTTCCCGCCCATTCCGTTCAGTGACGACACGCCGAACTATGACCTGAACAAACCGTCCCCGAGCCCGCCTTCTAGCGTGAACTGGCTGGGCACCGACGACCAGGCGCGGGACGTGTTGGCAAGGGTGATTTTCGGCGCACGGGTGTCGATTCTGTTTGCCTTGATGCTGACCTTCGTCAGCGCGCTGATCGGCATCGCTGCCGGCGCCCTGCAAGGCTATTACGGCGGCTGGGTCGACCTCATCGGTCAGCGGCTGCTGGAGGTCTGGTCCGGGCTGCCGGTGCTGTACCTGCTGATCATTCTGTCGGGTTTCGTCGAACCGAATTTCTGGTGGCTGCTGGGGATCATGGCGCTGTTTTCCTGGCTGGCCCTGGTGGATGTGGTGCGCGCCGAGTTCCTGCGCGGACGCAACCTTGAATACGTCAAGGCTGCCCGGGCGTTGGGGCTGAGCGATCGCAAGGTGATCGTGCGGCATATCCTGCCCAACGCCATGAACGCAACGTTGAGCTACCTGCCGTTCATTCTCACCGGGGCCATTTCCACCCTTACCGCGCTGGACTTCCTTGGGTTCGGCATGCCCGCCGGCAGCGCATCCCTGGGTGAGCTGATCGCTCAGGGCAAACAGAACCTGCAAGCGCCCTGGCTGGGGCTGACGGCGTTTTTCACCCTGGCGCTGATTCTTTCGTTACTGGTGTTCATTGGCGAAGCGTTGCGCGACGCCTTCGATCCCCGATCCTGATGCGGATATTGATATGACTAACCTGATCGAAATCCGTGACCTCAGCGTGGCCTTCAGTGGCGAGACCGTGGTGCGCAATCTGTGCCTGGACATCCGCCCCGGCGAATGCCTGGCACTGGTGGGCGAGTCCGGCTCTGGCAAATCGGTGACCGCCCACTCGATCCTGCAACTGCTGCCCGACGTCGGCACCGAAAGCCATGGCAGCATTCGCTATCGCGGCCGCGAACTGCTCGGCGCTCCGTCCAGCGTATTGCGCGAACTGCGCGGCAACCGGATCGCGATGATCTTTCAGGAGCCGATGACCTCGCTCAATCCGCTGCACAGCATCGAAAAGCAGATCGGCGAGACCTTGCTGGTGCACAAGGGCCTGGCGGGCAAGGTGGCGCAAGCGCGGATTCTGGAGTTGCTGCATCTGGTCGGCATCCAGAAACCCAAGGAGCGGCTCAAGGCTTATCCCCATCAACTGTCCGGCGGCCAGCGCCAGCGGGTGATGATCGCCATGGCCCTGGCCTGCGAACCGGAATTGCTGATTGCCGACGAACCCACCACGGCCCTGGATGTGACCGTGCAGCGCAAGATCCTGCTGCTGCTCAAATCCCTGCAACAACGCCTGGGCATGTCGTTGCTGCTGATCAGTCACGACCTCAACCTGGTGCGCAGCATCGCCCAGCGGGTGTGCGTGATGAAGGCCGGCGAAATCGTCGAGCAGGCGCCCTGCGAAACGCTGTTCACCGAACCGAAGCACCCTTACAGCTGCGTCCTGCTCAATGCCGAACCCGAAGGCGAAGCCCTGCCCCGGGACGAACGGGAGAAAGTCCTGGAGGTGGAGGATCTGCGGGTGCAGTTTGCCGTCGGTGGCGGCCTGTTTCAGCGCAAGACTTACCTGAAGGCCGTGGATGGCATCAGCCTGAATGTGCAGCGGGGCAAGACCCTGGGCATCGTTGGCGAATCCGGCTCCGGCAAGTCCACCCTCGGCCAGGCCATCCTGCGCCTGCTTGATTCCGAGGGCAGTATTCGCTTCCAGGGCCACGCGTTGAATGGCCTGACGCAGAAACAGCTACGGCCGTGGCGCAAAAAAATGCAGGTGGTGTTCCAGGACCCCTTCGGCAGTCTCAGCCCACGAATGTCCGTGGCACAGATCATCAGTGAAGGCCTGGAAGTCCATAGCCAGTTGAGCCCCGACGAGTGCGACGCCGAAGTGATACGGGCACTGCAAGAAGTCGGCCTCGACCCGCAGAGCCGCCACCGCTATCCCCACGAGTTTTCCGGAGGCCAACGCCAACGCATTGCCATCGCCCGGGCGTTGGTGCTGAAACCGGCGTTGATCCTGCTCGACGAACCGACCTCGGCCCTTGACCGCACCGTGCAGAAGCAAGTGGTCGCCCTGCTCCGCCAGCTTCAGGAAAAACATGGCCTGACTTATCTGTTCATCAGCCATGACCTGGCAGTAGTCCGCGCCCTGGCGCACGACATGATCGTGGTCAAGGACGGCAAGGTGGTTGAGAGCGGCGCCAGCCACGACGTCTTCGATTCGCCGCAGCACCCGTACACCAAGGAGCTGTTGACCGCGGCGCATCCGGGGGCGTCATAATCCGGCGCATGCCGCTGAACCGCGTCGCGGCCATCGCGAGCAGGCTCGCTCCCACAGGAGAATGCATTTCAATGTGGGAGCGGGCTTGCCCGCGATAGGGCCGGCACAGGCAACACTTAATCAGGATCAACCCTCATGAACACCACCGAAAGCCTCAAGGACTACCAGCGCGTACGCCTGCTGGCGATCCGCTCATTGTTCGAGATCATCGAGCAGTCGAGCGAGGGCACGGTGATTGTCGACCGCGACGCCAATATCGTGTGGATGAACGAGCGCTACGCCAAGCGTTTCGGCCTGCAATCAGCGCAAAGCGCGATCGGCAAGGCCTGCGAAAGCGTGATCCCCGGCAGCCTGTTGCGCGAAGTGGTGCGCACCGGGCGCCCGATTTTGCTCGACATGCAGGACACCCCCAAGGAACCGCTGGTGGTCATGCGCCTGCCGATTCACGACGATGCCGGCGAAGTGATCGGCGCCATCGGCTTTGCCCTGTTCGACGAATTGCGCAGCCTGTCGCCGATGCTCAAACGCTACATGAGCATGCAGGAAGAACTGGCATCGACCCGCTCGCTGTTGCGGGCGCGGCAGACCAAATACAACTTCGCCCATTTCATCGGCACCAGCGCCGCCAGCCTGGAAGTCAAACGCCGCGCCCGCCGCAGCGCCAGTACCGATTCGCCAGTGTTGCTGCTTGGTGAAACCGGCACCGGCAAGGAACTGCTGGCCCAGGCGATCCACAATGCTTCGCCGCGCGCGCTCAAGGCGTTTGTCAGCGTCAACAGTGCAGCGATCCCCGAATCGCTGCTGGAAGCCGAATTCTTCGGCACCGCGCCCGGCGCCTTTACCGGTGCCGACCGCAAGGCCCGCGCCGGCAAATTGCAGATCGCCCAGGGCGGGACACTGTTTCTCGACGAGATCGGTGACATGCCCCTGCCGCTGCAAAGCAAATTGCTGCGGGTGTTGCAGGAAAAGGAATTCGAACCGGTGGGTTCCAACGACGTGATCCAGAGCGATGTGCGGGTGATCGCCGCGACTTCAACTGATCTGGAGGCCGCGATCAAACGCGGCGAATTTCGCGCCGACTTGTACTACCGCCTCAACGTCCTGCCCATTCAGGTTCCGCCACTGCGCGACCGCCTCGACGACCTGCCCGCCCTCAGCGAAGCGATCCTTGAAGAGCTGCGCAGCCAGCACGAACTCAACGGCGAGGCACTGGCGCTGCTGGGGCAGCATGCCTGGCCGGGGAATATTCGCGAACTGCGCAACGTGCTGGAACGGGCGGCGTTGCTCAGTGATGACCTGCGGCTCACGGTGGCGGATATCCGCGCAGCCATCGGGACCTTTACGCCAGTGGAGCGCATGGCACCGCTGCCCGTCGAACCGCTGGAGCACGAGACCTTCAGTGCTGCCCGGGCACGCTTTGATCGGCAATTGATTGAAACCACCCTGGCGCAATGCGGGGGCAAGGTGGTTGAAGCGGCGGCGCGGCTGGGGCTGGGTCGGTCGACGCTGTACAAGAAGATGCTGGCGTTGGGAATTGCAGAGTCTCCATAAAGAGACATTGATCTCCATTGATAGACAGACCATCGCGAGCAAGCTCGCTCCCACAGGTTTATTGGATTGATTGCAAAAAAACAATCAACTGTAGGAGCGAGCCTGCTCGCGATGAGGCCGGCCCAGCAGCCAAAAGTCTCAATATAGAGACAAAAGCCTAGACCCACTCCAAGAAAATATAAATATTCCTTTATATTTCAGGCACTTAACCATCTGGCACACAATTCGCTATAGCGCTCTCCTACAAAAGATCCACCCTACAAAAATAACAACCCAGGAGACACACCATGAGTGTGATCATTGCCTTGGCAGCCCTCGCGCTGTTGATGCTGGCTGCTTACCGTGGCTACAGCGTTATCCTTTTTGCCCCGATCGCCGCCCTCGGCGCCGTTCTGCTCACCGACCCCTCTGCTGTTGCGCCGGCTTTCACCGGCGTGTTCATGGAGAAAATGGTCGGCTTCATCAAACTGTATTTCCCCGTGTTCCTGCTCGGTGCCGTGTTCGGCAAGCTGATCGAGTTGTCGGGTTTCTCGCGCTCGATCGTCGCCGCCGCCATTCGCTTGCTGGGCACCCGCCAGGCGATGCTGGTGATCGTGCTGGTTTGCGCCCTGCTGACTTACGGCGGCGTCTCGCTGTTTGTGGTGGTGTTTGCGGTATACCCGTTTGCCGCTGAAATGTTTCGCCAGAGCAACATTCCCAAGCGCCTGATTCCGGCGACGATTGCCCTCGGCGCGTTCTCCTTCACGATGGACGCCTTGCCCGGCACCCCGCAGATCCAGAACATCATTCCCAGTACCTTTTTCAACACCACCGCCTGGGCCGCGCCATGGCTGGGCGTGATCGGCACGATCTTCGTGTTCTGCGCCGGCATGCTGTTCCTGCAGCGCCAGCGCAACAAGGCCCAACGCGCGGGTGAAGGTTATGGCACCGAACTGCGCAACGAGCCGGAAACCGCCGCCGACATCAAGCTGCCCAACCCGTGGATCGCCCTGTCGCCGCTGCTGGCCGTGGGCATCATGAACCTGCTGTTCACCCAGTGGATTCCACAGTGGTACGGCAAGACCCACAGCCTCGCGCTGCCGGGCATGGCCGCGCCTGTGACCACCGACATCGCCAAACTCACGGCGATCTGGGCGGTACAGGCGGCGCTGCTGGTGGGGATCATCATGGTGCTGGCGTTCGGGTTCCAGGCGATCCGCAGCAAACTCGCCGAAGGCAGCAAAAGCGCGGTCAGCGGTGCGTTGCTGGCGGCGATGAACACCGCGTCGGAATACGGCTTCGGTGCGGTCATCGCGTCCTTGCCCGGCTTTCTGGTCCTGGCCGACTGGCTCAAGAGCATTCCTAACCCGTTGGTCAACGAAGCGATCACCGTGACCCTGCTGGCCGGCATCACCGGTTCTGCTTCGGGTGGCATGAGCATCGCGTTGGCGGCCATGTCCGAACAATTCATCGCCGCGGCCCATGCGGCCAATATCCCGCTGGAAGTGCTGCACCGTGTAGCCGCGATGGCCAGTGGCGGCATGGACACCCTGCCGCACAACGGTGCGGTGATCACCCTGCTCGCGGTCACCGGCCTGACCCACCGCGAGGCTTACAAAGACATTTTCTGTATTACGCTGATCAAGACCCTGGCGGTTTTCGTGGTGATCGGCACTTTCTACGCCACTGGCATTGTGTGAGGTATTCATGACGACTCTTTCGGGCAAGACCGCACTGGTTACCGGCTCCACCAGCGGCATTGGCCTGGGCATCGCCCTCAGCCTGGCCAAGGCCGGCGCCAATCTGATCCTCAACGGCTTCGGCGATGCCTCCACGGTGATTGCCGAAGTGGCGCAGTACGGTGGCAAGGTCGGTCATCACCCGGCCGATGTCAGCGACCCGGCACAGATCGCCGAGATGATCGCCTATGCCGAGCGCGAATTCGGTGGCATCGACATTCTGGTCAACAACGCCGGCATCCAATATGTGGCGCCGGTGGAAGAGTTCCCGGTGGAGCGCTGGGATTCGATCATCGCGATTAACCTGTCGTCGGTGTTCCACAGCACTCGCCTGAGCCTGCCGGGCATGCGCGCCAAGGGCTGGGGTCGGGTGATCAACATTGCTTCGGTGCATGGCCTGGTCGGCTCCGTGGGCAAGGCGGCTTATGTCGCGGCCAAGCACGGGGTGATCGGTTTGACCAAAGTGGTCGCGCTGGAAACCGCAACCACCCAAATCACCTGCAACGCCATTTGCCCCGGCTGGGTGCTGACACCGCTGGTGCAGAAGCAGATCGATGACCGCGCCGCCACCGGGATCGACCCGCAGCAGGCGCAACATGATCTGCTGGCCGAGAAGCAACCGTCGCTGGAATTCGTGACGCCGCCGCAACTGGGGGAACTGGTACTGTTCCTGTGCAGCGAAGGCGGCAGCCAGGTGCGCGGCGCGGCGTGGAACATAGATGGTGGTTGGCTGGCGCAGTAAGCACCGCTGACCCCTTGTGGCGAGGGAGCTTGCCCCCCGAGCCACAAATGCTCGCTTGAACTTACGAATAAGAAGAGGCAA
Proteins encoded in this window:
- a CDS encoding GntP family permease; this encodes MSVIIALAALALLMLAAYRGYSVILFAPIAALGAVLLTDPSAVAPAFTGVFMEKMVGFIKLYFPVFLLGAVFGKLIELSGFSRSIVAAAIRLLGTRQAMLVIVLVCALLTYGGVSLFVVVFAVYPFAAEMFRQSNIPKRLIPATIALGAFSFTMDALPGTPQIQNIIPSTFFNTTAWAAPWLGVIGTIFVFCAGMLFLQRQRNKAQRAGEGYGTELRNEPETAADIKLPNPWIALSPLLAVGIMNLLFTQWIPQWYGKTHSLALPGMAAPVTTDIAKLTAIWAVQAALLVGIIMVLAFGFQAIRSKLAEGSKSAVSGALLAAMNTASEYGFGAVIASLPGFLVLADWLKSIPNPLVNEAITVTLLAGITGSASGGMSIALAAMSEQFIAAAHAANIPLEVLHRVAAMASGGMDTLPHNGAVITLLAVTGLTHREAYKDIFCITLIKTLAVFVVIGTFYATGIV
- a CDS encoding 3-hydroxybutyrate dehydrogenase, which gives rise to MTTLSGKTALVTGSTSGIGLGIALSLAKAGANLILNGFGDASTVIAEVAQYGGKVGHHPADVSDPAQIAEMIAYAEREFGGIDILVNNAGIQYVAPVEEFPVERWDSIIAINLSSVFHSTRLSLPGMRAKGWGRVINIASVHGLVGSVGKAAYVAAKHGVIGLTKVVALETATTQITCNAICPGWVLTPLVQKQIDDRAATGIDPQQAQHDLLAEKQPSLEFVTPPQLGELVLFLCSEGGSQVRGAAWNIDGGWLAQ